One genomic segment of Francisella persica ATCC VR-331 includes these proteins:
- a CDS encoding Cof-type HAD-IIB family hydrolase: MKNKAFFFDIDGTLVYENKGKLFVSEKNIQAIKNLRKRGYKTFIATGRTQGFIPLAVLELPMDGFITANGSVVRVGDKLVYEKLFPQSAIDSVLEFCEKHNHDWLFEGKYAYVNNLESEDLEYFYNTVIVNKDKIITTHNLYNVTIYNALVLGRNVDVVALQHTLGDDYITAPHNEHGYVDCYLAGHTKANGIDKVVEYLGLENYETYAFGDGNNDLEMFDRVDVAIAMENASPQLKEKANLIAKTNYNDGVYYALVELGLI; the protein is encoded by the coding sequence ATGAAAAATAAAGCATTCTTTTTTGATATCGATGGTACTTTAGTATATGAAAATAAAGGGAAACTTTTTGTTTCAGAGAAAAATATTCAAGCAATAAAAAATCTCAGAAAACGAGGTTATAAAACTTTCATAGCTACTGGTAGGACGCAAGGCTTTATTCCATTAGCGGTTCTTGAGTTACCTATGGACGGCTTTATTACTGCTAATGGCTCAGTTGTAAGAGTCGGCGATAAACTTGTTTATGAGAAACTTTTCCCCCAAAGTGCTATAGATAGTGTTTTAGAATTCTGTGAGAAACACAATCATGACTGGCTCTTTGAGGGTAAGTATGCCTATGTAAATAACCTTGAATCAGAGGATCTTGAATATTTTTATAATACTGTTATTGTCAATAAAGATAAAATTATTACGACACACAATCTATATAATGTTACAATCTATAATGCTTTGGTTTTAGGTAGAAATGTCGATGTTGTTGCCTTACAGCATACACTCGGCGATGATTATATCACAGCTCCACATAATGAGCATGGTTATGTTGATTGTTATTTAGCTGGGCATACAAAGGCTAATGGTATTGATAAGGTAGTTGAGTATCTAGGCTTAGAAAACTATGAGACTTATGCTTTTGGTGATGGTAATAATGATCTAGAGATGTTTGATAGAGTTGATGTTGCCATTGCAATGGAAAATGCTTCACCACAACTAAAAGAAAAAGCCAATTTAATCGCTAAAACAAATTATAATGATGGCGTTTATTATGCTCTAGTTGAACTAGGCTTAATTTAA
- a CDS encoding LOG family protein, which translates to MNSKNKKIVPTNNGEVNFDRAKETWNIMKITSELVEGYERLDKLTPAISIFGSARLKENNRYYLEAVKIAEKLSNHGFTIITGGGPGIMEASNKGASLGCSYSVGLNITLPHEQTPNKYQDISLLYRYFFTRKAMFIKHSMAYIVMPGGFGTMDELFDTATLVQTKKKAYMPIILFSKDFWGGLVDWIKTTMIENGVIDKNDLKILHLVDTIEEVIEIIRNYYQNSYHAKEHAKIIF; encoded by the coding sequence ATGAATAGTAAAAATAAAAAAATAGTTCCTACAAATAATGGCGAAGTAAACTTTGATCGAGCTAAAGAAACTTGGAATATTATGAAAATAACATCCGAACTTGTAGAAGGATATGAACGCCTAGATAAACTTACTCCTGCTATAAGCATATTTGGATCAGCTAGACTAAAAGAGAATAATAGATATTACTTAGAAGCTGTTAAAATAGCAGAAAAACTATCTAACCATGGTTTTACAATAATTACAGGTGGTGGCCCAGGCATTATGGAAGCAAGTAATAAAGGAGCTTCTTTGGGTTGCTCCTATAGTGTAGGATTAAATATAACTCTACCACATGAACAAACTCCTAATAAATACCAAGATATTAGCCTACTTTATAGATATTTTTTTACTCGAAAAGCAATGTTCATTAAGCATTCTATGGCTTATATAGTAATGCCTGGAGGTTTTGGCACCATGGATGAACTTTTTGATACTGCAACTCTTGTTCAAACTAAAAAAAAAGCATATATGCCAATTATTCTTTTTAGTAAAGATTTCTGGGGAGGGTTAGTAGATTGGATAAAAACAACAATGATAGAAAATGGTGTTATAGATAAAAATGATCTTAAAATTTTACACCTTGTTGATACTATTGAAGAGGTTATTGAGATTATTCGAAACTACTATCAAAATTCTTATCATGCTAAAGAACACGCAAAAATAATTTTTTAA
- a CDS encoding queuosine precursor transporter: MTNFQLLILFTFIDFLILFLSFKLFGKKGIHVFIVVSIIAANIQVNKGVAYDIAGFHIIATLGNVMFGGIFIANDLLNEKYGRQESRKAILKSIFFGISFMFLMFISTLFTSLDDPFYNDANKALNLFFSINGIALKAVTISNIVYLISQLFDVLIYSKIKSYSSDIKWLWFRNTGSTLISQILDTTFITYGFGFAGILPLDYAVEIVISTLVIKYTFALITAPLFYILVFTKPYKES, translated from the coding sequence ATGACTAATTTTCAACTTTTAATATTATTCACGTTTATTGATTTCTTAATTCTATTTTTATCTTTCAAGCTTTTTGGTAAAAAAGGAATTCATGTATTTATTGTTGTAAGTATAATAGCTGCAAATATCCAAGTTAATAAAGGTGTTGCTTATGATATCGCTGGATTTCATATTATTGCAACACTTGGTAATGTTATGTTTGGAGGTATTTTTATCGCCAATGATTTACTCAACGAAAAATATGGTCGACAAGAGTCGCGTAAAGCTATATTAAAGTCAATTTTCTTTGGGATATCATTTATGTTTTTAATGTTTATCTCTACATTATTTACTAGTTTAGATGATCCTTTCTATAATGATGCTAATAAAGCACTTAATTTATTTTTCTCTATCAATGGCATAGCTTTAAAAGCTGTGACTATTAGTAATATAGTATATCTGATATCTCAACTTTTTGATGTACTTATTTACTCGAAAATAAAAAGCTATAGTTCTGATATAAAATGGCTATGGTTTAGAAATACTGGCTCAACTTTAATATCACAAATACTTGATACAACTTTTATTACTTATGGGTTTGGATTTGCTGGAATTTTACCACTGGATTACGCTGTTGAAATAGTAATCTCAACTTTAGTAATAAAATATACCTTTGCTTTGATAACTGCACCTCTGTTTTACATTTTAGTATTTACAAAGCCTTATAAAGAAAGTTGA